Proteins from a genomic interval of Danio rerio strain Tuebingen ecotype United States chromosome 4, GRCz12tu, whole genome shotgun sequence:
- the LOC137489791 gene encoding suppressor APC domain-containing protein 1 isoform X2, whose amino-acid sequence MAREDSYTILILPLQSSLHSPDALHSFYWLKRRRDLEREKDVLWAGLEVVEQTQLWYQTRLQLNSQRHLSTENVDRQGRWSCALRSSLQRVNGSLGSLMTDSSIWINPEENGGSDWDIRWSNAMI is encoded by the exons ATGGCACGTGAAGACTCTTACACCATCCTCATCCTCCCGCTGCAGAGCAGCCTGCACAGCCCTGATGCCCTGCACAGCTTCTACTGG CTAAAGAGGCGCAGGGATCTGGAAAGAGAGAAGGACGTCCTGTGGGCCGGACTGGAGGTTGTGGAGCAAACACAGCTGTGGTACCAGACTCGGCTGCAGCTCAATTCACAGAGACACTTGAGCACAGAAAACGTGGACAGACAG GGTAGGTGGTCCTGTGCTTTGCGCTCAAGTCTGCAGCGTGTGAATGGGAGTTTGGGCAGTCTGATGACGGATTCCTCTATCTGGATTAACCCTGAGGAGAATGGAGGCTCAGACTGGGACATTCGCTGGAGCAATGCCATGATATGA